The window TAAACTCTTCTTTCATCGCTCTTCATCTTATCTTTGGCATACGTGTCTAGGCTTTGATGTCTGGGAAAGTTGTTTTTCATTGCACAGATGAGCGTAGGTGTAATGACAGTTGGACTTTAAAACACCTTTCAACGGATTGATTTTCTGATTAAATTTTCTATCAAACCAACAACTGTCATATTCTCATATGTGGGTGTAAACTTCAGAAACCAGATAAAGCTGAAATCGAATAGTCTATGTGAAACTGTGAATGTAACAATGAAACAACaggttttacaataaaaataaatgcatgcatataaacatgtttctttctaaaaaaataacTTCATCTGGAAAACTTAAGTTGTTTTTCTACATGCTGTAAAGAGTATGCCAGAATAATCATGATTTATTGAGCTGAGTGCACATGAACAACTGCTTTGTTTCAAATCGCTATTGATCATTACTGTGAATGTTGACTTTACTCTTTTATTTGTTGCTCCCAATGTGCATTTTTTATATCCTGCTTATATAAAACTGTCCAGTCATTTCAGTCCATTTTATTCTGAACAAAATCACTTGAACTCACATCATGTCATTATGACTTCTAAACTCATAAGTGGGAATTTCCCAGAAGCACTTGAGCGCTGCACAGGTCAGGGATTCGTTTTCAGCACTGGTTGCAATTACAAGATCTGGCTAGCCTTATTTTTCCCTTCTTGTAGTGACCTTTTCCTGACTGATCACATGATCATATTCATAAGTGGTGCGTCACCTGAAAAGAGTGAGAAGGTGGGGAATGAGTGTGTACCTCATTTGTAATCTGATCGCATTGAAGTGGCAGGATGGCAAGGTTTTGCATCGTGATAACACttttttgatgtttaaaatcaTAAACTGTAATTTATATCAGCTTGATATTTGTTGTAAATATGAATAGAGTTGCTCATTCTTCACAACTTGTAGACCAAACTTTAAGGCTAATTAAATTGTTACTTCAGGAAAACTGATCATGTTTGGAAATCAGACTGAAATTAAGTTTGAGgtgaaaattacttttaaaattactctTCTCATATAAATTATACTTATACTTATAGTCATACATcaaattcaaaaaataataataataataatttgctcacATCGTGCTAGTGTAGCTGTTTTAAGTtgaataaatcaaatttttgaaaatgttttggttGGAAAACCCTACACAACATTTGCAGTTTTGTAGGAGTCATTGCCTGTTGCCAAAAGAGCCAGTCTGAAGATTTTGTCCAGTTGAGGAGACTGATTTCACAGAAACTCCTGTAGTGTCTGATGGGCACAGACTCTGTTTATCTTCATAGTTCCCGACTGTGATTCCATTCAGTTGAGGGAGTCAGTTTTAGAGCTCAtactgttttcatttgtcatgcgGCTTCTGAGGCGCGTTCTCTGTGACTTTGTGTTGGAAACAACTAATGCtggtagtgtgtgatcatcattcaGTTGATGTATGATTTCTAGTTTTTCTCTGTAACCATTTACAAAGTCTGCAAAGTCTTCTAAAATctgtttagattttaaaattaGTGTTGAGAAAATATTTCAGGAATTGAGTCCGTCAACTTCTAACCTTGTGATGTGTAACCCTTAGGTGTTGATCGCCCTTCAAGAGGTGTTCCTGGCTGTGCAGTCTGCAGAGATGGCCACCAGACTCCGCCCCCTCTGGTGGGAGGCGTGGCAAACTCTGGGCCGCACCCAACTAAGTCTTGGCGAAGTAGAGCTAGTAAGTACATTTTATGTAATGAGCTTCAATTATCTAGTCATTCCAGTTTATGCCAAAACTATACAGTTAAATCTGCCCCATCAGGTCTTACCATAAAAACATTCATAGAACTTCAGAACAAAgagtaatttctttctttttaagaaaacaaactaaaataataatgtgtatgtgtataaatgtgatatttagtccaaagatttttttttttcctttttttttcagttgattaAATAAGCAGTGTTCTGTTCATTGATTACAGGTggactttttgtttgttataatTAACAGTGTAAATGTTCTCTTTAATTATATCTCATCCCACAACATCAGGGCCCTAGGCAACCACCTAAATAACCCAAATGAACAGCCAAGCTTAGAGGTCAACACAAACGGTTAATTCATCATTTTGAGGCAGTCAGTATGAGGTGAATGAGACCTCTTGTCACTTATCAATCACTCAGACTGAGTGTTATTGTGATGAAATGTGTAGTTCAGTACGTCCAAGCCCAGGAGCATGGAAGAGTACTTTAAGAGGAACACTGCCACACCTTACCTGCCCCGACCTGTGTGTGATTGATTGTGCACATTAGACAGACATGCTCAATGAAAGAAAACCTTGCAGATCCTGTAGTCCTCCAGCTAGTAAGTATTTGCCTGTGTCTATTGTAATACAAACACTCATCGCGCACAGCGAGTTTGACGTCTTGGCTAGAGATTGAATAAATACTTTACTATTTTGGGCTAAGCATGCCTTGTCAAGTCATttactcaagtcaagtcaagaaaAATAACCTGAGGATGGAggatttgaatgaaatgttaggAGTAATGTTTAcgttctgtgattttttttttttttttttacatgattataGAACACATTTTCTTCGAACTGCTGCAGTGATAATTGACTTCTTGTTTAACTAAAACAAGACATTAACTATTTTCCTGCACAAATCTTTAATTACATACTTTTTAAGATTTATTCAAACTGTGTCACTCTCAAACTAAAATGTGTTACATCAATAAGAGCTACCTACATTTGCTCTAatgaaaattattacttttaataacatttacataTCATAGTGGAGTTCATAGTATCAATGTTTATGCATTGTTGAAACATTTGGAAACGTTTTGATCCACCATTCTTCTCACAAcattctttaaagaaaaacagcTCACAAAAAATGAATGTCCAATCAATTATGAGCAGATTTTTCGGGAAATCTCCAGTGCATCCCTGTGGAAATTTCTATAATGTTTGAGTCTGAGATAAAGACCCTGGAGAAGAAGTGtcaagctttttattttaattacaattttgtcattttagtatattttcatAAATTCTTGCGTAAAAGGTGTAGTGCAGTTCTAAAGTATGCAAGTTTTTCTTAGAAATCGCTGATAGTAATTTTCTTTGTCTGgggttatgacattttgatttaaagtaatgaagtaaaaaaaaaagaaatatatgcaTAATTGTTCACAATAGGATCAATAATATGCATTTAGGAAACTTTAATTTCCATTTTATACCTACTGCTAttgttataaacaaatataagGTAACTTATGCAACcgctacagtacacacacacacacaagtaatcTTACAGGATTCAGCACTTTCCAGTTTGGTGTGTTAGTCACTCCTAATGGAGGAGCAAGATTGAGTGAGTCTATGACATGACTTCAGCACAGCTGTTGTAATCATCTCTGTTAAATCGATCAGATCTCTGCAGGAGAAAAGGTCTCCCAAAGCCTTCAGCTGGTTTTATTCCTCATTAAAGGTTTTCCTCATGACAAGTGCTGAGGATTCTTGGCTCCTGCTCACACTGGCTCTGATATTCTTCCTGTCTCAGGCTGATATGTGATCtagtgtttctgttgaaggaGTGACCATTCCTTTGTAGATTGTCGAGTCAATAGGGCAATTATGAAGGTAAAATGCCTCACTAAATCCTATTTATGAATGCATTATTTTCCCAGGGGATGAAAAGAAAGCAAATGTCATTCTTTGTCTCTCTATCGTTCTCTTGTCCCCTGAGTAACAGGAGCAGGGTGACTGATTCACAGCAGGAACTAGGCTTTAGTCTTCATACAGAATGAATGTATGTTAGTTATGTATAGACTGAATGTCCTCTTCAGCACTCAAGCAGCTGTGACACTGTGTGCACATAAAAGCCATCttcaacaaataattatttagctTTCTCATAATCATTTTAATACTGTCGATACTGAATATTGAGTGTAGAATAGATCTGACATATGCAGCGGTTCAGTGTGTGCATTGAAAGATGTGTTGATCTTTCAATCTTAATTATGTGCTTTGCAGCTgtggttttttctttcttttcttttttttttgtatgtgagcATGGACGATGTGACTTGTTAAGGCTTATTAAGTTTTATTGAGCTGAAACCACATTCTTGTTTCTTTTTAACTTCTTTCTTAAAGTGGGTTTTTGGGAAGAAATGGGAACTGACTTTTGTGTAAGTGAAGTTGTTTTAGTACATTTTCATTAGTTCCAGAAAGCTGCAGAGGTTTGTTTTATCATGAAAAGAGCAAGGAGTCATGACTGCTCATTTGGTTTGACTGTACATTAAACATCTGTTCATGCTCATTTTGGAGTGTGCTCTTAAAAAGTCCATGCATTTTATATTCCAGCAAAAAACAACAGAGGGCAGAACTAGCATTCAGTGAGCCACTGCTTTTGGTCATatcaaacattttcattaaaataaagacatatttatttaaattaaactgaattgTTCTACTTGAGATTGCAGTTAGGCAAGAGTTAGATTTAAAGACTCATCTCAAGCTGTACATGTGTGAAAAATGTTGGTGGATATGTCAGGGgagactgatttatttatttatttttgagctcTATGGCAtgaactttttttaaatggaaataaattgaTACTTTTTTCGGCATGGATGGATTCATTTTATCagaagtgaaagtaaagacatttataatgttgcaaaagtgttatatctcaaataaatgctgtccttttgaactttctatttatcgaAGAAGcctaaaacttattattattagggtaGCCTATTATATGCCCTATTATTAGGGTATTattaacagttttcaacattgagaataataataaatgtttcttgagcagcaaattagcatattaatatgattgaggactggagtaatggctgttgaattacataaaaaaaaaataataataataatttatatatttcacaaaattaatgtttactgtattattgaccaaaccctatactaaagtgttaccaaaaatacttttaaagcatttaataatCCTATTTGATGTACATTTTCACATGTTTTATGTTTCTTCTGTGCGTTCCAGGCTGTGCGATCTTTCAAAGTGGCACTGCACCTGCATCCGTCTGAGCGCTCCCTCTGGGAGGAAGACCTAGGCTGGGCTTTACAGCTCCGGGAGCAACAAAATGCTCTCCGTGAAAGAGCGAAACAGGAAGATGAAGCCCAAAGGCTCCTTGTGCAAGCTCCTGAGCTGAAGAGCGATTATGATTTTGAAAGCGATGAAGTGATTGAGGCTTGCACAACCATGGCTGATAGACAGAAAAAATATGAGGACTTAAAGAAAACAGTGGTTGTGGATGCACGCGGGGGTCGCCAAAGAAGTGATTGTCAAAGATGAAAGCAAATCCACTTCATCCTCACAGTGTTGTTTAGTCAAGGCACGAGGACTCTGAGTAGAGGCTGGGGATATTGGTGAATAAAGTTTaataaatttttgttttctttgtgcacaaaaagtattcttgtagcttcataacagTACAATTGAGCGAATAATGTCACATTTTAAAGTGTTCTTCCTTACTTTCTGGGCCACAACTAAACGTTTCAGTTGGATTGATGTCTatgcagagtcagaaagctcttggatttcatataaaaaaatagctTAATTTGTGTACTGAAGATGAacggtcttacgggtttggaacaacacgagggtgagtaattaatgacagaatttacatttttgggtcaactatccctttaactatgtTACTATTCCCAGTGAATCTATATAGTGAGCATCAGATTCCCAGAAGAATTTGAAATGCTTTGGCATTTTCACTCCAATAAGAGCATAAattccttcttttttttactgAGGCATTCTGTGgttatttcattgttttagtCTGGTTAAGCATTGCCTTATAAGTTTCCAAAATAGCAGAGCAATCCCTTCTCAATGTACACTCTTGATTAGCAATTTCACCATTCCTAGTTGGATTTTAATTCAGTCCTGTTTTATGTGAGATGTGAGCTCTCACTTGGGACCCTAGAGCTGTTATTCTGTAGCAGTGTGACTCCCTGATGTACTAGGGCTGGCTGAATCAATCATAATATCAATAGTATCGAAACCAATGTTTGTATTGGTATCAGATCAATCCCATCCTGATGAGATCGATAGTTCAGGTTAATTTTCTCTGGTCTGTGCTTAGTACATTGTTTCTGTTTCATTAAAGACTAGACATGTCTTTGTGTGTACATACAGTATGCAGCTCCTTTCCCATCTCGTATACACATGTTGCTCCTCCTTATATGGGAGCAAAACgcttaatgtgaaactttgcgAACTGCCCTCATATTTGGGGCTTTTCTGCTTGTCTGTAAATAGTAttttcacattaagcatttttaaaTGTCCCACTGAGTCAGAAGTCACTGGCAGAGTCCTTTCAGAAAGGCAAAGAATATCCATGTAGCGATGGTGAATGTAATATTGTAGTGGTAACATTTTAGTATatagaccaattctcactattatttTACTTCTTAGCATGCCCATTATTAACATACTTGCGgtgtattagtacttataaagcacttattcgtcatgaccatattctatatctctaatcctacccaataccttaacataacaactactttactgttaataagaagcaaattagtagtttattgaggcaaacatcatagttaatggtttttaaatggtgtgaattggaccttaaaataaagtgtgaccattttAGTCATAGAAGCGTTAGTTATTGTACATTTTCAAAGTGTAATCAGTTCATTTAAATACATGCTTTTAAAAGAAAAGTATCTGTATTGGCGATACTGGTCTTGTAtgtacttggtatcggatcgataccaaaatTTGCAGTAACACTCACCCCTATGATGTACCAGGACTGAGTGGGAAggacatgacaaaaacacacatacacacacacttgctccATTATCTATCTACAGATTTTTTTGAGTTTAGTTAGTGATACAAAGAAATAAAGTAGGCCTAGTAGTAATGCAGTCATGGGTTAAAATGTCACGCAGAAGAGAAGGTGATGCAGGGAGCAATATTTTAGTTATTATGCTTTATTATAGGATTACTGTATATAAggatttttatgtgattttctttGGGTGAAATTACACTTCTCAACATTTAATCAGCTCGGTTCCTTGGTGAGAAATCGCTGGAAAAGATTTAGCTCCAGAATTTTGTGAAGTTGGTATCACCAGTTCCTTTCTGACTGGCTGGGTACTACAAAACTTCAGAAAGTCAAAACTTCTGGGTTCTCAGGTTTTCATTAGTCAGTACCAGGCTGCTGCATTAAGTGTTAACAAGGGTGAACTAGTCTCTGGATTTGGCAAAATCTGTTGAGTTCAACTGAATATTTCAAAGATAAGAGAATCATTACAATCTTTCTCCTTCAGCGCAATGTTCATCTTCTCGCTGGACTCCAAAGAATGAAGAACAAAGAAGCCTGCTACTCTTTCTCAGCACCTCTCTACTGCGGTCGTCCGGTGACTTTCAAATTCTCTGCTAATTGAGAAACTTCCATTGGCATTTGACTCATCATGTCGTGGCATGAGTGCGGCACATGCAGGGCCACCCCTTCATGCCTCTGACCAGCACAGAGGGAGTGCTCACAGATATGGAGTGCCCTCATTGTGAGAGCATGAGTCTTGCTCCACTCACATATTTTCCTACTCGGCCCTACTCCTGCTTCCTCTGCCTTCACCTCCATTGATGGCATTGAGCAAAaaggctcagtggtagagcattgcattagcagcacaaaaggttgtgggttcaattcccagggaacacacatactagtTAGAAAAATGAATatcctgaatgcattgtaagtccctttggataaatgTAAGTGAGAAGCTCCCCTCTCAAAGAGGCTGTCGCGGCACATCTATGCTCACCCACGGGTAGAAAAATTATGATGAAATGGCATCGATCTTATATAGGCAGTTGACTGCCCGTTTTGGCAGGCTGAAATGCCATTTGTTTGTGCAGCTTCACAAACGTTAGCAAATCATGCAATGCTCATTCTTGTTATCAAATGGAATCAAGGTTACATTAGTAACCAAGGCGTAAACAAGCTAGTTGGACATGTTTAATGGTTCCAGTAACTCACACATGACGCTGCgttctaaaaacacatctctagaCTTTACtgccatgtatctggcaaaatTGTGTCCTATGGAGGGACCATTCccacaaaacacattttgtgttccACGGTGCAAACACGGcttttcaatgtatttatttattttatgtacttCTATACTTGGaaggttttttttcattcactgcCCTGCCTCAAAAAGAGTTTGTTGTGAATGGCCTCTAGGCAGTTTTTGTAGAATAACGTGCTACAGGTTGCTGCAGGTTTCTCACAAAAGAATACATGATCTTTACAGCTTCATAAAAACACAGTATTCCTTACCCAaaccaaatataatataatgcctAAAACTACTTTGTTGCCCTAAAttgaattattttcaaaatgaaatgtgCTGTCCTCTATAATTCTGTagtgtgaagtgaagtgacattcagccaagtatggtgacccatactcagaatttgtgctctgcatttaacccatccgaaatgcacacacacagagcagtgaacacaaacacacacactgtgagcacacacccggagcagtgggcagccatttatgctgcggcgcccggggagcagttgggggtttgatgccttgctcaagggcacctaagtcgtggtattgaaggtggagagagaactgtacatgcactccccccacccacaattccgtccggcccgagactagaacccacaacccttcgattgggagtccaaccctctaaccattaggccacgacttccccagtaAGCATCCCACAAATTCAGTTTCTTTGTTACAAGCCttacatgtatgtatatgtgttctTGGCTGTCACTGCCACAACCCCATTATTTATGGGCATTCATATCAGTGCTGATACTGTTCAACTGTGTGCGTGGGCTGCAAACTGGAAGGTTTACCTCtctaatgttttttatttggcTTCCAGCATCCTTCTGCCTCCCGCTAATCCTCTGCTAATTGTtgctttattcaaataaatgagtACACTAACGTTTTCACTAATGATGATTTAGGGAGGAGCCTGAAACAGATGGACTGTGATGCTGTAGGACTGCAGTGAAAGATCATTttcatcagtttttatttatgtatccGTATGGTACCGAGACAGGTAGCAGTTTGTTCATCATGAAGTAATGAAATAAATGGATGTCTATAGTTGGTGAAGGTTTCCAGATCTGTCGCTGTGCATTGGTCATTGTGCAATGATCATATAACACAGTCAGAGTAATATATTTTTAGGATGTGGATACAACATGATGAATGGGATGACTATCCAGGAATATGACCTGACCTGACAAGTCATTTATTCTTCTTAAAATATAATGAGCTCTGACTTTTTAAAAAAGTAGACACAATGATTGCTGACACATTGGAAACATTacatttgtagttttatttttggtcATTATAGGTCATCTGTCTATTTCCACATACAGATTCAATGACCGATGCTGTATGTGagcattatatattttgtataataaattGATTTGTAATACATGTTGTTAGGACTGTGAATTTTCAGTTCATcccaattatttaaattatatttgaattatgTTCTAGCTGCTatgcttttattaatatttgagtgTGAAAACAAATACCataagtttttttcttcttcagttttTCTGTTTGTCATCAATTCAAGagtttattttagcatttaataGCTGACCATTGCACATTCTGGAGGGTCACATCGAGGGTGAGAGCAAGACAAGGTTGTCTTTGTGTTTGAAAGTGTGAAAATGTACACAGTAATGTTGGATCATTTAGATACATGCAGCAGATGATGATGCTAAATAGCTTGAATTATGCCTCGTACTGTTTTGCTACACATAAAtgtgaaatgaaacaaaaaccaTATAACTTGCTTCAACATGAGTAGAACTATGTCAAACTCTATCTCACAGAG of the Carassius gibelio isolate Cgi1373 ecotype wild population from Czech Republic chromosome A5, carGib1.2-hapl.c, whole genome shotgun sequence genome contains:
- the LOC128005559 gene encoding tetratricopeptide repeat protein 33; this encodes MAYFGWKRKVGERVSKMTAQQFEKDSEQVDDEDVEKERADWLHVIKQRQELLLEDCAAKSKRLKDEGMLLAEQGRNWEALKRWNEAIQLTPDNAVLHEMKSQVLIALQEVFLAVQSAEMATRLRPLWWEAWQTLGRTQLSLGEVELAVRSFKVALHLHPSERSLWEEDLGWALQLREQQNALRERAKQEDEAQRLLVQAPELKSDYDFESDEVIEACTTMADRQKKYEDLKKTVVVDARGGRQRSDCQR